The following proteins are co-located in the Rheinheimera salexigens genome:
- the cysD gene encoding sulfate adenylyltransferase subunit CysD codes for MSELTSALTHLQQLEAESIHIFREVAAEFKKPVMLYSIGKDSSVLLHLARKAFAPGKIPFPLLHVDTGWKFREMIEFRDRLAKTYNFELLVHKNPEGLSMNINPFIHGSAKHTDIMKTAGLKQALNKYGFDAAFGGARRDEEKSRAKERVYSFRDKHHRWDPKNQRPELWRLYNGAVNDNESIRVFPLSNWTELDIWLYILQENIDIVPLYLAKKRPVLERNGSLIMVDDERMPLEVGETPQLKSVRFRTLGCYPLTGAIESTADTLESIVEEMLRARTSERQGRVIDQDQSGMELKKREGYF; via the coding sequence ATGTCAGAATTAACCAGCGCCCTAACACACTTACAACAGCTTGAAGCAGAAAGCATTCATATTTTTCGTGAAGTTGCCGCCGAATTTAAAAAGCCGGTCATGCTGTACTCAATAGGCAAAGACTCATCGGTATTATTGCACTTAGCACGTAAAGCTTTTGCGCCAGGCAAAATTCCGTTTCCATTGCTGCATGTTGATACCGGGTGGAAGTTTCGGGAAATGATTGAGTTTCGTGATCGTCTGGCCAAAACGTATAACTTTGAACTGCTGGTACATAAAAATCCAGAAGGCCTAAGCATGAATATAAATCCGTTTATACATGGTAGCGCCAAACATACCGACATTATGAAAACGGCTGGCTTAAAACAAGCGCTAAATAAATACGGTTTTGATGCCGCTTTTGGCGGTGCCAGACGGGATGAAGAAAAATCTCGAGCTAAAGAAAGGGTATATTCATTTCGCGACAAACATCACCGCTGGGATCCTAAAAATCAGCGACCAGAATTATGGAGACTGTATAACGGCGCCGTTAATGATAACGAGAGTATTCGGGTATTTCCATTATCAAACTGGACCGAGTTAGATATTTGGTTATATATCCTGCAAGAAAATATCGACATTGTACCGCTGTATTTAGCTAAAAAGCGGCCAGTGCTAGAACGGAACGGCAGTCTTATTATGGTTGATGACGAACGCATGCCGCTAGAGGTTGGCGAAACGCCGCAGCTAAAATCTGTGCGGTTTCGCACGCTAGGCTGTTATCCACTAACAGGCGCTATTGAATCAACCGCCGATACCCTTGAATCCATAGTAGAAGAAATGCTGCGCGCTCGCACCTCAGAGCGGCAAGGGCGAGTTATTGATCAAGATCAGTCAGGTATGGAATTAAAAAAACGCGAGGGGTATTTCTAA
- the cysN gene encoding sulfate adenylyltransferase subunit CysN, with product MSAATVTSLNQQLNTLGIRGYLQQHQTKGLLRVLTCGSVDDGKSTLIGRLLHDSQQLYDDQLDALKRDHKGRNSDGELELAMLVDGLQAEREQGITIDVAYRYFSTTERKFILADTPGHEQYTRNMATGASTSDVAILLIDARYGVQKQTRRHSFICALLGIKHLIVAVNKMDIIGYSEPAYYAIKQQIQALMAQLQVPTVDIVPISALKGENILTRSANMPWYTGSALLPLLETLPIPQKNGSATRFPVQYVNRPDLNFRGFAGTVVSGRLAVGQAITAYPSGNKTTIKQIITFAGEQPSASAGQAVTLTLDDEIDISRGDWLVPSTETVTLTNRALAYLVWFNDQPLQTGRLYDLKLATRKTSVSINRLNHKVNINTLAQESAEDVTINDIALVELELTETLPLDTFKNQPGTGNFILIDRLSNTTVAAGLIQNVLAEESTKAADISGFEIELNSLIRKHFCHWGARDVRELLKADK from the coding sequence ATGTCAGCAGCAACGGTTACATCATTAAATCAGCAGTTAAATACGCTAGGTATTCGCGGTTACCTGCAACAACATCAAACTAAAGGCCTGTTGCGCGTGTTAACCTGCGGCAGTGTCGATGATGGCAAAAGCACCCTTATTGGCCGGCTGTTGCACGATAGCCAGCAGTTATATGATGATCAATTAGACGCATTAAAGCGTGATCATAAAGGCCGGAACAGCGATGGCGAATTAGAGCTAGCCATGTTGGTTGACGGCCTGCAGGCCGAGCGAGAACAAGGTATTACTATTGATGTGGCCTATCGCTATTTTTCCACCACCGAGCGCAAGTTTATCTTGGCCGACACCCCAGGTCATGAGCAGTACACACGCAATATGGCCACCGGCGCGTCTACGTCTGATGTGGCGATATTATTAATTGATGCCCGTTACGGAGTACAAAAGCAAACTCGTCGTCATAGTTTTATTTGTGCTTTATTAGGCATTAAGCATTTAATTGTTGCGGTCAATAAAATGGATATTATTGGTTACAGCGAACCGGCTTATTATGCCATTAAGCAACAAATTCAGGCCTTAATGGCGCAACTTCAGGTGCCAACGGTAGACATAGTGCCCATTAGCGCCTTAAAGGGTGAAAATATTTTAACCCGTTCAGCTAATATGCCTTGGTATACCGGTAGCGCACTACTGCCCCTGCTAGAAACACTGCCCATACCGCAAAAAAACGGTAGCGCTACTCGTTTTCCGGTGCAATATGTCAATCGGCCAGATTTAAATTTTCGCGGCTTTGCAGGGACTGTAGTCAGTGGTCGTTTAGCAGTAGGCCAAGCTATTACCGCATATCCATCGGGTAACAAAACCACCATTAAGCAAATAATTACCTTTGCAGGCGAACAACCATCAGCTAGTGCAGGGCAAGCAGTAACGCTGACGTTAGATGACGAAATTGATATTAGTCGGGGTGACTGGTTAGTGCCCTCTACTGAAACCGTTACCCTGACTAACCGCGCCTTGGCGTATCTGGTGTGGTTTAATGACCAACCATTACAAACCGGCCGATTATATGATTTAAAACTGGCAACGCGTAAAACCAGCGTTAGTATTAATCGATTAAATCATAAGGTGAATATTAATACTTTAGCCCAAGAATCTGCCGAAGATGTAACTATTAATGATATTGCCTTAGTTGAATTAGAACTGACCGAAACACTGCCATTGGATACTTTTAAAAACCAACCCGGTACCGGTAACTTTATTTTGATTGATCGGCTAAGCAATACTACTGTAGCGGCCGGCTTAATTCAGAATGTTTTAGCGGAAGAAAGTACTAAGGCAGCGGATATTAGTGGCTTTGAAATAGAACTTAACAGCCTTATTCGTAAGCACTTCTGCCATTGGGGTGCCCGTGACGTGCGCGAGTTACTTAAGGCAGATAAGTAA
- a CDS encoding SLC13 family permease, translating into MLYQQYGVIALLLALVAALIFSQRSPALWFGGALLLSYLAGWLTLDVALQNFTNPSLLTLILLLLVSIAIEKSQLVSWLSRGFQGRCLASVIARLSLSSALMSAFINNTAVVAALMASLRHHNHFAASKLLLPLSYSAILGGMLTLIGTSTNLIVNGFVEQTGEPVLGFFDFTLLGVLVLISGGIVLIIGSHWLPDNREQSGASTPYYLSAHVRSDSQLIGKTVEQNQLRDLKALFLAEIQRGSERICPVTPETLIAADDELRFVGDITAVSRLQQFAGLQLLRQDQQPGELLEAVLSYSSRLVGKSLKQNRFRHEYDAVVIAVRRGHERLQGGLGDLVLHAGDVLILSVGQHFPGQHQLSQDFIYVNGLSISAPLPKSLSNWVLFSFLATLMLAIVGIVPLIKSLPILLIGYVAGRAINIKELKNRFPLELWVIVGSAIGLAQLMIQTGIASNIANTLIQWLDGSGAYGALIAVFIATWLFTELVTNNAAAALTFPIAYAIAQNLGVDPVPFFMAVAFGASASFISPFGYQTNLMVYSAGNYQLRDYIRLGVPMVLAYSAVVLIFLPLIYPF; encoded by the coding sequence ATGCTGTATCAGCAGTATGGTGTTATTGCGCTATTATTGGCACTAGTAGCAGCGCTTATTTTTAGTCAACGCTCGCCTGCGCTGTGGTTTGGCGGTGCTTTACTATTAAGTTATTTGGCCGGCTGGTTAACACTGGATGTTGCACTACAAAATTTTACTAATCCGTCACTACTTACCTTAATATTACTGCTGTTAGTATCCATCGCTATTGAAAAATCACAACTGGTGAGTTGGTTAAGTCGAGGTTTTCAAGGTCGTTGCTTAGCCAGCGTTATTGCCCGTTTAAGCTTGTCTAGCGCGTTAATGTCGGCCTTTATTAATAACACGGCGGTGGTAGCAGCGTTAATGGCTTCGTTACGGCATCATAACCACTTCGCAGCCTCTAAGTTACTGCTACCGCTATCATACAGCGCTATTTTAGGTGGCATGCTAACGCTAATTGGCACTTCTACCAACCTTATTGTTAACGGCTTTGTTGAACAAACGGGCGAGCCTGTACTGGGTTTTTTTGACTTTACCCTGCTTGGCGTTTTAGTGCTTATATCTGGGGGTATCGTGCTTATCATTGGTAGCCACTGGTTGCCGGATAATCGTGAGCAAAGCGGTGCTAGCACGCCCTACTATTTAAGTGCACATGTACGCTCAGACAGCCAACTGATAGGGAAAACTGTTGAACAAAATCAATTGCGTGATCTTAAAGCGCTATTTTTAGCTGAAATACAGCGCGGTTCAGAACGTATTTGCCCAGTAACACCCGAAACACTAATTGCAGCAGACGACGAGCTGCGCTTTGTTGGTGATATAACGGCGGTGTCACGTTTACAGCAGTTTGCAGGTTTACAGCTACTACGCCAAGATCAGCAGCCCGGAGAGCTACTTGAAGCGGTACTCAGTTACAGCTCACGCTTAGTCGGTAAAAGTTTAAAACAAAACCGTTTTCGCCATGAATATGATGCCGTAGTAATTGCTGTGCGCCGAGGGCATGAGCGGTTGCAAGGTGGCTTAGGTGACTTAGTGCTGCATGCCGGAGATGTACTTATTTTATCCGTTGGTCAGCATTTTCCTGGCCAGCATCAACTTAGCCAAGACTTTATTTATGTTAATGGTTTATCTATCAGCGCACCTTTGCCTAAAAGCCTGAGTAACTGGGTGTTATTCAGCTTTTTGGCGACATTGATGTTGGCTATTGTTGGTATTGTTCCACTGATTAAAAGTTTACCAATACTGTTAATAGGCTATGTTGCGGGTCGTGCTATAAACATAAAAGAATTAAAAAATCGTTTTCCATTAGAATTATGGGTTATTGTCGGCTCGGCAATTGGTTTAGCTCAGTTGATGATCCAAACCGGCATAGCCAGTAATATCGCCAATACGCTGATCCAGTGGCTTGATGGCAGCGGTGCTTACGGTGCGCTTATTGCGGTATTTATTGCTACTTGGCTATTTACTGAACTGGTCACAAACAACGCAGCCGCAGCGCTAACTTTTCCTATTGCTTATGCCATAGCCCAGAATTTAGGGGTGGACCCGGTACCTTTTTTTATGGCGGTCGCCTTTGGTGCTTCAGCCAGTTTTATTTCCCCTTTTGGTTATCAAACAAATTTAATGGTGTATTCGGCGGGCAATTACCAGTTACGCGACTATATTCGACTTGGCGTACCCATGGTGTTGGCATACAGTGCAGTAGTATTGATATTTTTACCTCTAATTTACCCATTTTAA
- the cysC gene encoding adenylyl-sulfate kinase: MNNSNAINAENKPVNKDIKWQQLDVTTVQREVLLGHKSAVLWFTGLSGSGKSTIANALEQALAAQGKHTYLLDGDNVRHGLCADLGFSPADRSENLRRVGAVAGLMADAGLLVLSAFISPYRQQRELVKSFIADGKFIEIHIATPLAVCEQRDVKGLYKKARAGEISQFTGISDPYEAPTTADLVIDTSITSLQDSVKQLLQLLTLKEIIN, encoded by the coding sequence ATGAATAATAGCAATGCAATTAACGCTGAAAATAAGCCTGTAAATAAGGATATTAAATGGCAGCAACTCGATGTCACTACCGTCCAACGTGAGGTTTTATTGGGTCATAAAAGTGCTGTGTTATGGTTTACAGGCTTATCGGGTTCAGGTAAATCTACTATAGCGAATGCTCTAGAGCAGGCTTTAGCTGCCCAAGGCAAGCACACCTATTTATTAGACGGTGATAATGTACGGCATGGTTTGTGCGCCGATTTAGGCTTTAGCCCAGCTGATCGCAGTGAAAACTTGCGTCGTGTGGGCGCAGTTGCCGGTTTAATGGCTGACGCGGGGTTATTAGTACTTAGTGCTTTTATTTCACCGTATCGGCAGCAGCGTGAGTTGGTAAAAAGCTTTATAGCCGACGGTAAATTTATTGAAATACACATTGCTACACCGCTAGCAGTGTGCGAACAACGCGATGTTAAAGGCTTATATAAAAAAGCCCGTGCTGGTGAAATAAGTCAATTTACCGGTATTTCAGATCCGTACGAAGCACCCACTACAGCAGATCTGGTGATTGATACTTCAATAACTTCACTGCAAGATAGCGTTAAGCAATTACTGCAACTATTGACGCTAAAGGAAATTATTAACTAA
- the cysQ gene encoding 3'(2'),5'-bisphosphate nucleotidase CysQ, which yields MKFLPDVISIAEQAGSAIMAIYQQDNTAFNITDKADTSPLTAADLAAHQLIVSALSKLTPLLPILSEEAADISWDIRKNWQRYWLVDPLDGTKEFIKRNGEFTVNIALIDNGEPVLGVIYAPVLGKTYYASKDQGAFIKTGTAVKQAKVSTPGKVIRIVGSRSHPSPDLAGYLNQFPQHEMVAVGSSLKFCLVAEGAADVYPRFGPTMQWDTGAGHIIALEAGASVQFSGISSKVYQREDLQNPEFIVSALVTMTAI from the coding sequence ATGAAATTTTTACCTGATGTGATTAGCATTGCTGAACAAGCGGGTAGCGCGATTATGGCTATTTACCAGCAGGATAATACGGCGTTTAATATTACTGATAAAGCTGATACCTCACCGCTTACCGCTGCCGATTTAGCAGCTCATCAGCTTATTGTCAGCGCGTTAAGCAAGCTAACCCCACTACTGCCTATTTTGTCAGAAGAAGCCGCTGATATTAGCTGGGATATTCGTAAAAACTGGCAGCGTTATTGGCTAGTTGATCCGTTAGATGGCACCAAAGAATTTATTAAACGTAATGGCGAGTTTACGGTAAATATTGCCCTTATAGATAACGGCGAGCCAGTATTGGGTGTTATTTACGCGCCAGTATTAGGTAAAACCTATTACGCCAGTAAAGACCAAGGCGCTTTTATTAAAACTGGTACGGCTGTTAAGCAGGCTAAAGTAAGTACCCCAGGCAAAGTGATACGCATAGTGGGTAGCCGCAGTCACCCTAGCCCTGATTTGGCGGGTTATTTAAACCAATTCCCTCAACATGAAATGGTAGCGGTAGGTAGCTCGTTAAAGTTTTGTTTAGTGGCCGAAGGCGCCGCGGATGTTTATCCACGCTTTGGCCCAACCATGCAATGGGACACCGGAGCGGGGCATATTATCGCCCTTGAAGCAGGTGCCAGCGTGCAATTTAGCGGTATTAGCAGCAAGGTATATCAGCGTGAAGACTTGCAAAATCCTGAGTTTATTGTTTCAGCGTTAGTTACCATGACAGCAATATAA
- the rsuA gene encoding 16S rRNA pseudouridine(516) synthase RsuA: protein MRLDKFICESTGLTRSQAGKVIRQGVVTLNGNKVKQAALQVSTDDVVCLNDQQIEIIGLRYIMLHKPAGYICSTSDPDHPTVFTLLEEPLLERLHTVGRLDLDTTGLVLITDDGQWSHRISSPKHHVAKTYRVWTADAIPASAIEQFAQGVMLRSETNPTLPATLEILGEKEALLTIQEGRYHQVKRMFAAIGNKVDKLHRQQIGNITLPDDLAEGAYRALTAAEYAQL, encoded by the coding sequence ATGCGTTTAGATAAATTTATTTGTGAAAGTACTGGCTTAACTCGTAGCCAAGCAGGAAAAGTGATCCGCCAAGGTGTAGTGACCTTAAATGGTAACAAAGTGAAACAGGCTGCACTGCAAGTTAGCACTGATGATGTGGTGTGTTTAAACGATCAGCAGATAGAAATAATTGGTTTACGCTATATTATGCTGCATAAACCAGCAGGCTATATCTGTTCGACTAGTGATCCGGATCACCCAACGGTATTTACTCTGCTAGAAGAGCCTTTGTTGGAGCGCTTACATACAGTAGGCAGACTGGATTTAGATACCACAGGTTTAGTGTTAATTACAGATGATGGCCAATGGTCGCACCGCATTAGTAGTCCTAAGCATCATGTAGCTAAAACTTATAGAGTGTGGACCGCTGATGCCATTCCTGCTTCAGCAATTGAACAATTTGCCCAAGGGGTAATGTTGCGCAGTGAAACCAATCCTACTTTACCAGCAACTTTAGAAATACTGGGCGAAAAAGAAGCGCTGCTAACCATTCAAGAAGGCCGTTATCATCAAGTTAAGCGCATGTTTGCTGCCATTGGTAATAAAGTCGACAAACTACATCGTCAGCAAATTGGCAATATAACCTTGCCTGACGATTTAGCCGAAGGCGCTTATCGAGCGCTTACTGCAGCTGAATATGCGCAGTTGTAA
- a CDS encoding START domain-containing protein → MCWSLVAAANDSDWQLYKQTATVKVHFRQLDKARLEINAELQTQSKLGAFMHLLNDTPAITNWVDGAERAQVIAQVNPHSHVVHSYFSGFWPVSPRDMITQSIWSQDEISGVLSIDIIDRGQDYPAQKGYVRMEQVSGRWQLTPLTEGGVLIQYQGQADPAGKLPHFIGNKAALKASFNTFKNLEHILSRYQEPYPGINEKN, encoded by the coding sequence ATGTGTTGGTCTTTAGTTGCAGCCGCCAATGACTCTGACTGGCAGCTATATAAGCAAACGGCGACGGTAAAAGTACATTTTCGGCAGCTGGATAAAGCACGTTTAGAAATTAATGCAGAGCTACAAACCCAATCAAAACTGGGTGCGTTTATGCATTTGCTCAATGATACTCCAGCAATAACAAACTGGGTTGATGGCGCTGAACGGGCGCAAGTCATCGCGCAGGTAAATCCACATAGCCATGTCGTACATAGTTATTTTTCTGGATTTTGGCCCGTTTCACCACGAGATATGATTACGCAATCTATCTGGTCACAAGATGAGATAAGCGGTGTATTAAGCATAGATATCATCGATCGCGGCCAAGATTATCCAGCGCAAAAAGGCTACGTGCGAATGGAGCAAGTATCGGGTCGTTGGCAACTAACACCGCTGACGGAAGGTGGGGTATTAATTCAATATCAAGGCCAAGCCGATCCTGCGGGTAAACTGCCGCACTTTATAGGTAATAAAGCTGCATTAAAGGCCAGTTTTAATACCTTTAAAAATTTAGAGCATATCCTCAGTCGCTATCAAGAACCCTACCCAGGTATTAACGAGAAAAATTAG
- a CDS encoding excinuclease ABC subunit A has protein sequence MKTKLVLAAALSTVFFSAAATARDDIQTLPLADIIGTDKAKQALLDVPFYFAGQNHATVMSNWGEISTNKKTNGLGKSDQEACQWVLLSAIKALQDAAQKRGYDAVVNIRSNYKNNEFTSTTEFQCGAGRIMAGVALKGELVKF, from the coding sequence ATGAAAACTAAGTTAGTTTTAGCTGCAGCGTTAAGCACGGTGTTTTTTTCTGCAGCTGCTACTGCACGCGATGACATACAAACCCTGCCTTTAGCGGATATTATTGGCACGGATAAAGCGAAACAAGCACTGTTAGATGTGCCGTTTTATTTTGCTGGGCAAAACCACGCTACCGTGATGAGTAACTGGGGTGAAATTAGCACGAATAAAAAAACCAATGGTCTAGGCAAATCAGACCAAGAAGCTTGCCAATGGGTATTATTATCTGCAATTAAAGCACTACAAGATGCGGCGCAAAAGCGTGGCTATGATGCTGTTGTCAATATTCGCTCTAACTATAAAAATAATGAATTTACTAGCACTACTGAGTTTCAATGTGGTGCTGGCCGTATTATGGCAGGTGTTGCATTAAAAGGTGAGTTAGTAAAATTCTAA
- a CDS encoding MipA/OmpV family protein produces MKLYRYLLMLLALYFSPISLSTAKANTEPTIDIKPQFAFGVGVTYSQLPDYLGSTVNQHYLLPFPYLFYQSEKIKVNQTEALGQLFKAKDWSVNLSFAGALPVNSENNPYRKDMPDLLWIAEFGSTLDYNLHQVDSSELTLRVALRKAVATNLQHWQSVGWRFEPQLRWRKSLNNNIQFSSQLSAIWSSAQFHQYLYGVEQQYVNLQRTQYQADGGFSGWRLSSGLSWRYQQWWLGSFVRYDNLQQASYRDSPLVQRQHNVSFGMALAWIFNQQGVIYEN; encoded by the coding sequence ATGAAACTGTACCGCTACTTACTGATGCTTTTGGCATTATATTTTAGCCCTATTAGCCTGAGTACAGCTAAGGCTAATACAGAACCAACAATAGACATTAAGCCACAATTTGCTTTTGGTGTTGGTGTGACTTACAGCCAGTTACCCGATTATCTAGGCTCAACGGTCAATCAACATTATCTGCTGCCTTTTCCATACCTATTTTATCAAAGCGAAAAAATTAAGGTCAATCAAACAGAAGCTTTAGGGCAGTTATTTAAGGCAAAAGACTGGTCTGTAAACCTAAGCTTTGCTGGCGCACTACCCGTTAACAGCGAAAATAACCCCTATCGAAAAGACATGCCTGACTTGCTTTGGATAGCAGAGTTTGGCTCGACACTAGATTATAATCTGCACCAAGTCGATAGCAGTGAGCTAACATTACGTGTAGCACTGAGAAAAGCGGTTGCAACTAATTTACAACATTGGCAAAGTGTTGGTTGGCGGTTTGAGCCTCAGTTGCGTTGGCGTAAATCTCTAAATAACAACATACAATTTAGCAGCCAACTTTCAGCTATTTGGAGTTCGGCGCAATTTCATCAGTATTTGTATGGCGTTGAGCAACAATATGTTAACCTACAAAGAACGCAGTATCAGGCAGATGGTGGCTTTTCCGGTTGGCGTTTATCAAGTGGATTAAGTTGGCGATATCAGCAATGGTGGCTAGGTAGCTTTGTTCGCTATGATAATTTACAGCAGGCAAGCTATCGTGACAGCCCGCTTGTACAGCGTCAACATAATGTCAGTTTTGGTATGGCCTTAGCTTGGATATTTAATCAACAAGGAGTTATTTATGAAAACTAA
- a CDS encoding beta-ketoacyl-ACP synthase — protein MKRVVVTGMSVITAFGDSWPEFKQRIIQGENAVATMPQWDKFSSMSTRLAAPILHFKKPEHYSRKMVRSMGRVSLMATRSTELALINAGLLTHPALTDGRCGVAFGSSIGSTDPILAFGRMMDTGDMTGVTATSYIQMMAHTTAVNVGVFFGIKGRVYTTSSACTSGSQGIGYAYEAIKYGKQLLMVAGGAEELCATEAAVFDTLYATSTKNNKPKSTPSPFDKGRDGLVIGEGSGTLILEELEHALARGATIYAEIVGFGSNSDGVHVTQPTDTTMESAMRLALEDANIAASSIGYVNAHGTATDRGDIAESHATARVFGSNTPFSSLKSYLGHTLGACGAIESWASIMMLHDNWFAPTLNLTEVDPDCAALDYIMGQGRNLQTNYVMSNNFAFGGINTSLIFNRWLK, from the coding sequence ATGAAACGAGTGGTTGTCACCGGTATGTCAGTAATTACCGCCTTTGGCGATAGCTGGCCTGAATTTAAGCAGCGGATTATCCAAGGCGAAAATGCGGTGGCTACTATGCCGCAATGGGATAAGTTCAGCAGCATGAGCACGCGTTTAGCCGCACCGATACTGCATTTTAAAAAGCCTGAACATTACTCGCGTAAAATGGTTCGCTCAATGGGCCGCGTGTCGTTAATGGCTACCCGAAGCACTGAGCTAGCATTAATTAATGCCGGTTTGTTAACGCACCCAGCATTAACAGATGGTCGTTGTGGTGTTGCTTTTGGTTCTTCTATTGGCAGTACTGACCCCATTTTAGCCTTTGGCCGCATGATGGATACTGGCGATATGACCGGCGTCACCGCCACTAGCTATATTCAAATGATGGCTCACACTACAGCCGTAAACGTTGGCGTATTTTTTGGTATAAAAGGGCGAGTCTATACCACTAGCTCAGCTTGTACTTCAGGCTCACAAGGTATTGGTTATGCTTATGAAGCGATTAAATACGGTAAACAACTACTGATGGTCGCGGGTGGTGCAGAAGAGCTTTGTGCCACTGAAGCTGCTGTGTTTGATACCCTGTATGCCACTAGTACAAAAAACAACAAGCCAAAATCAACACCTAGCCCCTTTGATAAGGGCCGCGATGGCTTAGTCATTGGCGAAGGTTCAGGCACCTTAATACTAGAAGAACTTGAGCATGCGCTGGCCCGTGGCGCCACAATTTATGCTGAAATAGTCGGTTTTGGTTCAAATTCTGATGGCGTCCACGTTACTCAACCTACCGACACTACGATGGAAAGTGCTATGCGCTTGGCGCTAGAAGATGCCAATATAGCCGCTAGCAGCATAGGTTATGTAAACGCCCATGGTACGGCTACCGACCGTGGTGACATTGCAGAAAGTCACGCTACAGCACGGGTATTTGGCAGCAATACCCCTTTTAGCTCGCTAAAAAGCTATCTTGGTCATACGCTTGGCGCCTGCGGTGCTATTGAAAGCTGGGCCAGTATAATGATGTTGCATGACAATTGGTTTGCACCAACCTTAAATCTGACGGAAGTTGATCCTGATTGTGCGGCACTAGATTATATTATGGGCCAAGGCCGAAACTTACAAACCAACTATGTAATGAGCAACAACTTTGCTTTTGGTGGTATTAATACCTCTCTAATTTTTAATCGTTGGCTTAAGTAA
- a CDS encoding 3-ketoacyl-ACP reductase FabG2: protein MKRVLVTGSSRGIGKAIALRLAEQGFDIVVHCRSGRDSADAVAQSIQALGRQASVLQFDVADRAAARAAIEQDIAQNGAYYGVVCNAGITRDGAFPALTEQDWDQVIHTNLDGFYNVLHPSVMPMIQLRQGGRIVTMASVSGIAGNRGQVNYSASKAGLIGATKALALELAKRKITVNCVAPGLIKTDMVQDVAADEVMKMIPLRRAGTTNEVAATVAFLFSEPAAYITRQVISVNGGLV, encoded by the coding sequence ATGAAAAGAGTATTGGTTACCGGCTCAAGCCGTGGTATTGGTAAAGCTATCGCCTTACGTTTGGCGGAACAAGGGTTTGATATAGTCGTACATTGTCGTTCGGGTCGGGACAGTGCAGACGCTGTAGCTCAGAGTATTCAGGCTCTTGGCCGTCAAGCTTCGGTGTTGCAGTTTGACGTTGCCGACCGCGCAGCCGCTCGGGCAGCGATAGAGCAGGATATTGCTCAGAACGGAGCCTATTATGGCGTAGTATGTAACGCGGGTATTACCCGTGATGGCGCCTTTCCTGCTTTGACTGAACAAGATTGGGATCAGGTAATTCATACCAATTTAGATGGTTTTTATAATGTATTACACCCCAGTGTTATGCCAATGATTCAGCTGCGTCAAGGTGGCCGCATTGTCACTATGGCGTCAGTTTCTGGCATAGCGGGCAATCGCGGTCAAGTTAATTACAGTGCATCAAAAGCTGGGCTGATTGGTGCCACTAAAGCACTAGCGTTAGAATTGGCTAAGCGTAAAATTACTGTCAATTGCGTAGCTCCGGGCTTAATTAAAACCGATATGGTGCAAGATGTGGCAGCAGATGAAGTGATGAAGATGATCCCGTTACGTCGCGCAGGAACAACTAACGAAGTTGCGGCTACTGTAGCATTTTTATTTTCAGAGCCAGCTGCTTATATTACGCGACAAGTTATTTCGGTTAATGGTGGGTTAGTCTAA
- a CDS encoding hotdog family protein produces the protein MITGYSIEQVLPHRAPMILLDHFVEAGDDYGICRVAISENSPFYDAASKAVPAYVGIEYMAQTIAAYAGANRLKAGGQVKIGFLLGCRKYLPQVTEFIAGTELTVLAKELVRESSGLSVFECSISSQEQVLVSARLNVFEPDDYQEWLTE, from the coding sequence ATGATTACAGGCTATAGCATAGAGCAAGTATTACCACATCGAGCGCCGATGATTTTGCTCGACCATTTTGTAGAGGCTGGCGATGATTATGGTATCTGCCGAGTAGCGATATCTGAAAACAGCCCGTTCTATGATGCGGCTAGTAAGGCAGTACCCGCTTATGTCGGTATTGAATATATGGCGCAAACCATAGCCGCATATGCTGGGGCTAATCGATTAAAAGCCGGCGGCCAAGTAAAAATCGGCTTTTTATTAGGTTGTCGTAAATACCTACCACAAGTAACAGAGTTTATTGCAGGCACTGAGTTAACAGTGCTTGCAAAAGAGCTAGTGCGGGAATCCTCTGGTTTAAGCGTATTTGAATGCAGTATTAGCAGCCAAGAGCAAGTGTTAGTTAGCGCAAGGCTGAATGTATTTGAACCTGATGACTATCAAGAATGGCTAACGGAGTAG